The proteins below are encoded in one region of Ferroplasma acidiphilum:
- a CDS encoding glycosyltransferase family protein has translation MESYEVKEMPISYSREIKLSFCAVADEISDQMKKSLESIINVAEEIGYPYELVITTHIPVDVKSDKIKFINEAFTTPGAGKQLAYIHSNGNYLIIFNPYNIYSPETSDVVHSFLEKREKRALIYNLIVISRDLLDKTGGWRDLREYEDIDLLARIAAEGGIVAFPAERYDSLLYRVPDKESFIDRFLNFRDAIISCNFGLKDIKIFHIEPFYVSFISLLLSKLSRTKPYKFKENNRIIVMEGIMESLILKDFENYFIPVTIPKLHISSTELNYMEKRSYLWNKVNKSIMEIIQVSDN, from the coding sequence ATGGAATCATATGAAGTAAAGGAAATGCCAATCTCCTATAGCAGGGAAATAAAATTATCATTCTGTGCAGTAGCGGATGAAATTTCAGACCAGATGAAAAAATCACTTGAAAGCATAATAAATGTGGCTGAGGAGATAGGATACCCTTATGAACTTGTGATAACTACCCACATTCCTGTAGATGTTAAATCAGATAAAATTAAATTTATCAATGAAGCATTTACCACACCGGGTGCCGGGAAACAGCTGGCATATATTCATAGCAATGGAAACTACCTGATAATATTTAACCCATATAATATATACAGCCCTGAAACATCGGACGTTGTTCACAGTTTTCTTGAAAAAAGGGAAAAAAGGGCGTTAATATATAATTTAATCGTAATTTCACGTGATCTACTGGATAAAACCGGGGGATGGAGAGATCTACGGGAGTATGAGGATATAGACCTTCTAGCCAGAATTGCAGCAGAAGGTGGTATTGTGGCATTCCCGGCAGAGCGGTATGATTCTTTATTGTACAGGGTTCCAGATAAAGAATCGTTTATAGATAGATTCTTAAATTTCCGCGACGCCATAATCTCATGCAATTTTGGTTTGAAAGATATAAAAATATTCCATATCGAGCCATTTTATGTATCGTTCATATCCTTGCTGTTGAGCAAATTATCAAGAACGAAACCTTACAAATTCAAGGAAAATAATCGTATAATAGTTATGGAAGGCATAATGGAATCGTTGATTTTGAAGGATTTTGAAAATTATTTCATTCCTGTAACTATTCCAAAACTACACATCAGCTCTACCGAGCTTAATTATATGGAAAAAAGGAGTTACCTGTGGAACAAAGTTAATAAAAGCATTATGGAAATAATACAGGTCAGTGATAATTAA
- a CDS encoding GNAT family N-acetyltransferase, translating into MDTGIIYRKASLDDVPYIADIWNQGIDSGNATFEIKKRDPVWTSDWLVKRDPRYVVLVAGNRNNILGWLSLNPFSSREAYRFVADISIYVENSYHGRGIGSGLLDHGIIEAKINGFHKLVLTMLRDNEIARKLYISRGFSTVGIMHEQGILNNKWIDTEIMEKIL; encoded by the coding sequence ATGGATACAGGCATCATTTATAGAAAAGCCAGTTTAGATGACGTACCTTATATAGCAGATATCTGGAATCAGGGAATAGATTCAGGGAATGCGACCTTTGAAATAAAGAAAAGAGACCCGGTGTGGACATCTGACTGGCTTGTCAAACGTGACCCGAGGTATGTGGTGCTGGTTGCCGGTAACAGGAATAACATTCTCGGCTGGCTTTCCCTGAACCCATTTTCCAGCAGGGAGGCATATAGATTTGTTGCCGATATTTCTATTTATGTAGAAAACAGCTATCATGGTAGGGGAATCGGTTCTGGCCTTCTTGACCACGGCATAATAGAAGCAAAAATAAACGGATTCCATAAACTGGTTTTAACCATGCTCCGTGACAATGAAATTGCCAGGAAACTTTATATTTCCAGAGGTTTCAGCACAGTTGGAATCATGCATGAACAGGGCATTTTAAATAATAAATGGATTGACACCGAAATTATGGAAAAAATATTATAA
- a CDS encoding M20 family metallopeptidase — MNNVFQYFKSQQDSMLSDLKSLVEMETPSTDKVLLDKFAGYMAGYLKENLGIAPEIIKSESAGNDLRLAIKGKSDNRILLLCHYDTVFPEGTIKSRPFKVENGKGYGPGIFDMKTGLVQTVYALKALVKNKELKYSIVLLITSDEEIESGSSKDLIISEAKKSIFTFVMEPSLDGALKTERSGVGTITLKIYGKASHAGLEPEKGINAIYEMAYMIPVIEKLNDKQKGTSINLDVINGGTRSNVIPDYCEGIMDIRYKLPEESERIIEALENTPLRFHGSRKELEYKLRPPLVKSEDSKELFLKVREIGENLGLDLDEASVAGGSDGNFCSYYCPVIDGLGAVGAGAHSENEYIVVDKIPERTALLYLALKDINWP; from the coding sequence ATGAATAATGTATTCCAGTATTTCAAAAGCCAGCAGGATTCAATGCTATCAGATTTAAAATCATTAGTAGAGATGGAAACTCCTTCAACAGACAAAGTGCTTCTGGATAAATTTGCAGGGTATATGGCAGGTTATCTGAAAGAGAATCTGGGAATTGCCCCGGAAATTATTAAATCAGAGAGTGCGGGAAATGATTTGCGCCTGGCCATAAAGGGTAAATCAGATAACCGGATACTTCTACTATGCCATTATGACACTGTTTTTCCTGAAGGTACTATTAAATCAAGGCCATTTAAAGTTGAGAATGGAAAGGGCTATGGGCCGGGGATATTTGATATGAAAACAGGGCTGGTACAGACGGTGTATGCCCTTAAAGCACTTGTGAAAAATAAGGAGTTAAAATACAGCATTGTTCTTCTAATCACCTCAGATGAAGAAATAGAATCAGGCTCCTCTAAGGACCTTATTATCAGTGAGGCAAAAAAATCAATTTTCACCTTTGTAATGGAACCATCCCTTGATGGAGCCCTGAAGACAGAGAGAAGTGGAGTTGGTACAATAACCCTAAAGATTTATGGAAAAGCATCACATGCCGGCCTTGAACCGGAAAAAGGCATAAATGCAATATATGAGATGGCTTATATGATACCGGTTATAGAGAAATTAAACGATAAACAGAAAGGCACTTCCATAAATTTAGATGTTATAAATGGAGGTACCAGATCCAATGTGATACCGGATTACTGTGAAGGGATAATGGATATAAGATACAAACTGCCGGAAGAATCAGAAAGGATTATAGAAGCATTGGAAAATACTCCTCTCAGATTCCACGGTTCCAGAAAGGAACTGGAATACAAATTGAGGCCTCCTCTTGTAAAAAGTGAAGATTCAAAAGAGCTTTTCCTGAAGGTCAGGGAAATTGGTGAAAACCTCGGGCTAGATCTGGATGAAGCTTCTGTTGCCGGAGGAAGTGATGGAAATTTCTGTTCATATTACTGCCCGGTTATAGATGGGCTTGGAGCTGTAGGTGCTGGAGCCCACTCTGAAAATGAGTACATAGTTGTTGATAAAATTCCAGAGAGGACGGCCCTGTTATATCTGGCTTTGAAAGATATTAATTGGCCTTAA
- the menC gene encoding o-succinylbenzoate synthase, translated as MKITYHKLKMPLISPFTTSFGTDVNKDVYVFKLEHNGITAYSESVTDENPFYGSEDNYTVFHIVKQYLAPVVKGLPEPDEFNEQVKFIKGNNMAKASMEMLLYDYYAKANKKSLVDYIGHSRGYANVGISLGMDDINVTLKKIQEALDRGYKRIKVKIMKGKEIGILSAVRDNFPDIVLSADANSDYTEKDFDLIKKIDRYNLVYLEQPLYHDDIIYHSRLAKGLSTPLCLDESITSPEKAQKAFEMGACKVINIKEGRLGGIGNSLKVMGIVKEFKGHVWIGGMLETGIGRSFNVSMASLSDINYPGDTSPNDKYFKNDIVKNPFTMENGTIKPNKGTGIGVEISEEYLKKYTVEEGIIA; from the coding sequence ATGAAAATAACTTACCACAAGCTAAAAATGCCACTGATAAGCCCATTCACAACCAGCTTCGGAACAGATGTAAACAAGGATGTTTATGTTTTCAAGCTTGAACATAATGGAATAACTGCTTATTCTGAAAGTGTTACCGACGAAAATCCTTTTTATGGCTCAGAAGATAATTATACAGTATTCCATATTGTAAAACAGTATCTTGCACCAGTAGTAAAAGGCCTTCCAGAGCCGGATGAATTCAATGAACAGGTAAAATTTATAAAAGGCAATAATATGGCAAAAGCTTCCATGGAAATGCTTCTCTATGATTATTATGCAAAAGCAAATAAAAAATCCCTGGTAGATTACATAGGGCACAGCAGGGGATATGCAAACGTTGGAATATCACTTGGAATGGATGATATAAACGTTACATTAAAGAAGATACAGGAAGCCCTTGACCGTGGATATAAAAGAATTAAAGTCAAAATAATGAAGGGAAAGGAAATAGGTATACTAAGTGCTGTAAGGGACAATTTTCCGGATATAGTTTTAAGTGCAGACGCCAACAGCGATTATACCGAGAAGGATTTTGATTTGATTAAAAAAATAGACAGATACAATCTTGTATATCTGGAGCAGCCCCTGTACCATGATGATATAATATACCATTCAAGGCTTGCAAAGGGATTATCCACGCCATTATGCCTGGATGAATCTATTACTTCACCGGAGAAGGCACAGAAAGCATTTGAAATGGGTGCGTGTAAGGTTATAAACATAAAAGAGGGAAGGCTAGGCGGAATCGGAAATTCCTTAAAAGTTATGGGAATAGTGAAGGAATTCAAGGGCCATGTATGGATTGGAGGAATGTTAGAAACTGGAATCGGAAGGTCCTTTAATGTTTCCATGGCATCTCTTTCTGATATTAATTATCCTGGAGACACATCGCCCAATGACAAATACTTTAAAAATGACATAGTTAAGAATCCATTCACAATGGAAAATGGCACAATTAAGCCTAATAAGGGTACAGGCATCGGTGTTGAAATCAGTGAAGAGTATCTAAAAAAATATACCGTTGAAGAGGGGATAATAGCATGA
- a CDS encoding glycoside hydrolase family 15 protein, translated as MGTYRGLYDLHDAYRSDYLKIANHGFIANNRTAALVGIDGTIDWACLPNFNSNPVFDSILDARNGGYFKTSPVMESNVNQYYEESTNILITEFVNNNQVILRLTDFLPTSSYSTITFPEIHRLIEAPYSDVEVSIDIKSHFNFGSGKTNITRDRNGYIFSCTDDTLGISTNLKLKKGNGNVYSRIKVEKGSHEWIVVLSGVRQIGNVRQYESYTRLEETRNYWSAWAGKINYSGLYYDHVIRSALTLRGLFYDPTGMMVAAPTTSLPEIIGGERNWDYRYTWIRDTAYVVEALSLIGLKDVATKFLYDIMSIVQKDKKVKTIYPVNGDSKLEEKKVNLSGYMDSIPVRIGNEASEQLQIDQYGSIVNAVFRFHEAGGLVTTYLWDFLIEILDTLKDIWKLPDSSIWEFRSEPKHYLYSKLISWSAFNRAIKMGRELGYSAPYRTWHKIREEIKNEIMEKGYNPDVKAFTQYYGSDQMDASVLRMPLTGIISAKDPRFVSTLARVEAELKNPCGMFIRYHSDDGLKGHDNAFLLLSFWYVEDLILSGRIMEAKETFENILDHSNHLMLFSEEINFNDCREMLGNFPQAITHLGVIRAAIKLDEALRGK; from the coding sequence ATGGGTACATACAGAGGGCTTTACGATCTGCATGATGCATACAGATCTGATTATTTAAAGATTGCAAATCACGGTTTTATTGCAAATAACCGCACTGCAGCACTTGTTGGTATAGATGGAACTATTGACTGGGCATGTTTGCCCAACTTTAATTCAAATCCTGTCTTTGATTCTATTCTTGATGCCAGAAATGGTGGTTATTTCAAGACCAGCCCTGTAATGGAAAGCAATGTCAACCAGTATTACGAAGAATCAACCAATATACTTATAACAGAGTTTGTAAATAACAATCAGGTAATTTTAAGGCTCACAGATTTTCTTCCAACATCATCATATAGCACAATAACGTTTCCGGAGATACACCGGCTAATTGAGGCCCCATATTCTGATGTTGAAGTATCAATAGATATAAAATCGCATTTTAACTTTGGCTCAGGGAAAACAAACATAACCAGGGATAGAAATGGTTATATTTTCTCATGTACAGATGACACACTTGGAATTTCCACAAATCTTAAATTGAAAAAGGGAAATGGAAATGTATACAGCAGGATAAAAGTGGAAAAAGGTTCACATGAATGGATTGTTGTATTAAGCGGAGTAAGGCAAATTGGCAATGTAAGGCAATATGAATCATATACACGGCTGGAAGAAACAAGAAATTACTGGAGTGCATGGGCAGGAAAAATAAACTATAGTGGATTATATTACGATCATGTAATACGATCTGCACTTACATTGAGAGGGCTATTTTATGACCCTACAGGAATGATGGTTGCAGCACCAACAACAAGCCTCCCTGAAATTATTGGTGGAGAACGAAACTGGGACTACAGGTATACCTGGATAAGGGATACTGCATATGTTGTAGAGGCACTTTCACTTATAGGGTTAAAGGACGTAGCTACAAAATTTCTCTATGATATCATGTCCATAGTTCAAAAGGATAAGAAGGTCAAAACTATATATCCGGTAAATGGGGATTCAAAACTGGAGGAGAAAAAGGTAAATTTATCCGGGTATATGGATTCAATTCCTGTAAGGATAGGAAACGAAGCATCGGAGCAGTTGCAGATAGACCAGTACGGCTCCATAGTGAATGCTGTATTCAGGTTCCATGAGGCAGGTGGGCTTGTTACCACTTACCTGTGGGATTTTCTCATCGAAATACTGGATACACTGAAAGATATCTGGAAGCTGCCTGATTCCAGCATCTGGGAATTCAGGTCAGAACCAAAGCATTACCTGTATTCAAAATTAATATCATGGAGTGCATTTAACCGGGCAATAAAAATGGGCAGGGAACTGGGCTATAGTGCCCCATATAGAACATGGCATAAAATAAGGGAAGAGATAAAGAATGAAATAATGGAAAAGGGGTATAACCCGGATGTAAAAGCATTTACCCAGTATTACGGGAGTGACCAGATGGATGCATCGGTATTGAGAATGCCATTGACAGGCATTATTAGTGCCAAAGATCCGCGTTTTGTCTCCACTCTTGCCAGGGTTGAAGCGGAACTGAAAAATCCATGTGGAATGTTTATTAGATATCACAGCGATGATGGACTGAAAGGCCATGACAATGCATTTCTTTTACTGTCTTTCTGGTATGTTGAGGATTTGATATTATCAGGGCGTATTATGGAAGCAAAGGAAACATTTGAAAATATACTTGACCACTCTAACCACCTGATGCTTTTTTCTGAGGAAATTAATTTTAATGATTGCAGGGAGATGCTTGGCAATTTCCCGCAGGCAATTACCCATCTTGGGGTTATAAGGGCAGCAATAAAACTTGATGAAGCATTAAGGGGCAAATAG
- a CDS encoding alpha,alpha-trehalose-phosphate synthase (UDP-forming): protein MYYKSMKKILVVTSRAPFSYRYAPGGDVRIYNVGGVATALSTMLKGTGGTWVCWGDGKNDMAHQEETTDGYKIARVFLNKTEKFGFYNSYSNRVLWPLFHYFRNNIHFDSTAFKYYYIANEKFAKKIKENITPDTIIWVHDYQLMMIPSILRTMDISNYIIFSWHIPWISPEFFSILPEAKFLAQSISKSNLVTFHTRLYEKNFFNTLEYHEIKVKNRLKTLAIPLGIDKNFFHLSKTMAIKPKKEKASIIFSIDRLDYTKGLLQRVKAIEKILSYRKDLIGKLVYLMNVTPSRTGIPEYDEIKEQLEMEVGRVNGLYSTTSWVPIIYIYRKISQKYLVSLYARSDIALITPLMDGLNLVSKEFVATTDKGVLILSKFAGAAEYMDGALIVNPNNINELASAIVRAMEMDGEEKMSRLKRMKKDVYVKNSNWWYKRILTTAERQWHVSGE from the coding sequence ATGTATTATAAGAGTATGAAGAAGATACTTGTGGTTACCAGCCGTGCACCATTTTCATACCGGTATGCTCCGGGAGGTGATGTCAGGATATATAATGTAGGTGGAGTTGCCACAGCCCTCAGCACAATGCTTAAGGGAACCGGAGGCACTTGGGTATGCTGGGGCGATGGAAAGAATGACATGGCACACCAGGAGGAAACTACAGATGGGTATAAGATAGCAAGGGTATTCCTAAACAAAACTGAAAAATTCGGGTTTTACAATAGCTATTCCAACAGGGTTTTATGGCCATTATTCCACTATTTTAGAAACAATATACATTTTGACTCCACAGCTTTTAAGTATTATTATATTGCAAATGAAAAATTTGCAAAAAAAATAAAGGAAAATATAACGCCGGATACAATAATATGGGTGCATGACTACCAGCTTATGATGATCCCGTCAATATTGAGAACTATGGACATATCCAATTATATAATATTCTCATGGCACATCCCATGGATATCTCCTGAATTTTTCAGCATACTCCCCGAAGCAAAATTTCTCGCACAGAGCATTTCAAAATCTAATCTGGTAACATTTCATACCAGGCTGTATGAGAAGAATTTTTTCAATACTCTGGAGTACCATGAAATAAAAGTTAAAAATAGATTAAAAACTCTTGCAATTCCCCTGGGGATCGATAAAAATTTTTTTCACCTGTCTAAAACCATGGCAATTAAACCAAAAAAAGAAAAAGCATCAATTATATTTTCAATAGACCGCCTTGATTATACAAAAGGGCTTCTACAGAGGGTAAAGGCTATTGAGAAGATTCTCAGTTACAGAAAGGACCTTATAGGGAAATTAGTATATTTAATGAACGTTACACCAAGCCGTACAGGCATTCCAGAATATGATGAAATTAAAGAGCAACTGGAGATGGAAGTGGGAAGGGTAAACGGTCTTTACAGTACAACTTCATGGGTGCCTATAATTTACATATACAGGAAAATATCACAGAAATATCTGGTTTCATTATATGCACGAAGTGACATAGCATTGATTACCCCATTAATGGATGGTTTAAACCTTGTTTCCAAAGAGTTTGTAGCAACTACGGATAAGGGTGTGCTTATACTATCAAAATTCGCCGGGGCTGCGGAATATATGGACGGAGCGTTGATAGTAAACCCTAATAATATAAATGAACTGGCAAGTGCCATAGTAAGGGCAATGGAAATGGATGGAGAGGAAAAAATGTCACGGCTCAAAAGGATGAAAAAGGATGTATATGTAAAGAACAGTAACTGGTGGTATAAGAGGATATTAACAACAGCAGAAAGGCAATGGCATGTATCAGGAGAATAA
- the otsB gene encoding trehalose-phosphatase, whose product MYQENKIIHRIEKIISMEPQLFLDYDGTLVPIIKNPEINQADYDLLKLISHLDSRFEMYIVTGREVSDIIRFLGEYNIIGLHGSVFHIDGQTINIPEFHKYVELFNQIYQNTVYIQEKFHGLRIYNKTGSILFHMGNIKNQRSRETVHKIINFLAFRYNIELYTGIDIIELRIPHINKGTAIKQIRNLNRPAIIIGDDRTDEDSFIANQDAITIKIGDGDTHARFAIPYERVRPLLWELLKIL is encoded by the coding sequence ATGTATCAGGAGAATAAAATTATACATAGAATAGAAAAAATAATTTCCATGGAACCACAGTTATTTCTTGATTATGACGGAACACTGGTCCCGATTATCAAGAATCCAGAAATTAACCAGGCAGATTATGACCTGCTTAAACTAATCTCGCATTTAGATTCCCGTTTTGAAATGTATATAGTTACAGGAAGGGAGGTTAGTGACATAATCCGTTTTCTCGGGGAATATAATATTATAGGCCTTCATGGTTCAGTATTTCATATAGATGGCCAGACGATAAATATTCCAGAATTCCATAAATACGTCGAACTATTCAATCAAATATATCAGAATACGGTATATATTCAGGAAAAGTTTCATGGATTGAGGATATACAATAAAACAGGTAGCATCCTTTTTCATATGGGCAATATTAAAAATCAGCGTTCCCGTGAAACTGTACATAAAATTATTAATTTCCTTGCATTCCGTTACAATATTGAATTATACACAGGAATAGACATAATAGAATTGAGAATTCCACACATTAATAAGGGTACCGCAATTAAGCAGATAAGGAACCTTAACCGGCCTGCAATAATAATAGGTGATGACAGGACAGATGAAGATTCTTTTATTGCCAATCAGGATGCAATAACCATAAAGATTGGAGATGGAGATACACATGCCAGATTTGCTATTCCCTATGAACGCGTTAGGCCATTATTATGGGAGTTGTTAAAAATTTTATAG
- a CDS encoding sugar nucleotide-binding protein → MSKILILDGDESFGFRFAKDYGDANKIQSLFPLKGIEKFAESLMELHDDYDFIINNFDIPFYSKNKNYIEMNYGIQGLINEKFQNGKKILLSNQLVYSSSSAIKNEESATIPETEYGKAKLKAEELAKGNEHYLIIRRGMTYGKCTYNIYTDILAAIRSKMPIKLNNDIIINPVLNSDLSIGVYKAMRDMDRGIINIAGEETMTLYEFGRKLYYSIRDEPCPFIKSYLGQNLDYSIDSSRAEKLYGLNFTGLEVVDFMDFQTYKGN, encoded by the coding sequence ATGTCAAAAATTCTTATTCTGGATGGGGACGAAAGTTTTGGCTTTAGATTTGCCAAAGACTACGGAGACGCCAACAAAATTCAGTCATTATTCCCATTGAAAGGCATTGAAAAATTTGCTGAATCCTTAATGGAACTGCATGATGATTATGATTTTATTATCAATAATTTTGATATACCATTTTATTCAAAAAATAAAAATTATATTGAAATGAACTACGGGATCCAGGGGCTCATAAATGAAAAATTTCAAAATGGCAAGAAAATACTCCTGTCAAATCAGCTTGTGTATTCCTCATCAAGTGCCATAAAAAATGAAGAGAGTGCAACCATTCCAGAAACAGAATATGGCAAGGCAAAATTGAAGGCGGAAGAATTGGCAAAGGGCAACGAACATTATCTTATAATAAGGAGAGGCATGACATATGGAAAATGTACCTACAACATTTATACCGATATACTGGCTGCAATAAGGAGTAAAATGCCCATAAAACTTAATAATGACATAATTATAAATCCTGTGCTCAATTCTGATCTTTCTATTGGCGTTTATAAAGCCATGAGAGATATGGACAGGGGTATTATTAATATAGCAGGAGAAGAAACAATGACACTTTATGAATTTGGGAGGAAATTATACTATTCAATACGCGACGAACCTTGCCCATTCATAAAATCTTACCTGGGGCAAAACCTTGATTACAGTATTGACTCGTCCAGGGCTGAAAAACTGTATGGGCTCAATTTTACAGGGTTGGAAGTGGTAGACTTCATGGATTTTCAGACATATAAGGGCAACTGA
- a CDS encoding MFS transporter, with the protein MEKKNVSFIYLAITLIIMTFSMRATNNMIITTVPLLAKIDLGFSSFFVGIISAVIYLFTFTVTFYVNPRINARLRRQLFIGANFAILFSLIAYYFTNGIAIWGISALAGLAYGIMMPNLITSSTLLKDQKERERLISLYSVGLSLSLILGPTIEDYILTFVSYRDVFLLFIPIVIAGVIVSTMIKFPHTKNETRANVMKNDGLRASLLTITTYNIPFAALSIFLTLYAIARFHVSGAVAYSPYIYFFSISFLTRILLTIHPLKHIKLPLLFSIMITGFALIMFPFLTTFTSFLLLMMLLGIPHGSIFPMSTIMIARGTSVEQRSAANSYFMAYNNILFMVIPLAFGYIVKFIGYEYSFLILIAPVILSAVALFKIYGSNTTIFISNLKKVPPNAISGKKNDL; encoded by the coding sequence ATGGAAAAAAAGAACGTTAGTTTTATTTATCTGGCTATTACGCTTATAATCATGACCTTCTCCATGAGGGCAACAAATAATATGATCATTACAACAGTGCCATTACTTGCGAAGATTGATCTTGGATTCTCCAGCTTCTTTGTTGGTATAATATCAGCAGTTATCTACCTGTTTACATTTACAGTGACATTTTACGTTAACCCGCGTATCAACGCTAGACTCAGAAGGCAGTTGTTCATAGGGGCAAACTTTGCAATACTGTTTTCGCTCATAGCATATTATTTCACAAATGGAATAGCTATATGGGGAATATCAGCACTTGCCGGGCTCGCGTACGGAATTATGATGCCGAATCTCATTACCTCCTCAACCCTGTTAAAGGATCAGAAAGAGCGCGAGAGGCTTATCTCCTTATATTCAGTGGGATTGAGCCTTAGCCTTATACTCGGGCCGACTATAGAAGATTACATATTGACATTTGTGAGCTACAGGGATGTATTTCTTTTATTCATACCAATAGTTATTGCAGGAGTTATAGTCTCAACCATGATAAAATTCCCGCACACAAAAAATGAAACCAGGGCAAATGTGATGAAAAATGATGGTTTGAGGGCCAGCTTACTAACTATAACGACCTATAACATACCATTTGCAGCCCTTAGCATTTTCCTTACACTGTACGCTATAGCACGCTTTCACGTTTCAGGTGCAGTTGCTTATTCCCCCTATATATATTTCTTCTCCATTTCATTCCTGACAAGGATACTGCTAACAATACACCCGTTAAAACACATAAAACTTCCACTTTTATTCTCTATAATGATTACGGGTTTTGCACTGATAATGTTTCCATTCCTTACTACATTTACATCGTTCCTGCTGTTGATGATGTTGCTGGGCATACCACATGGCTCAATATTTCCCATGTCGACTATTATGATTGCAAGAGGAACCAGTGTAGAACAGAGAAGTGCTGCAAACTCCTATTTCATGGCGTATAATAATATCCTGTTCATGGTCATCCCGCTGGCATTCGGTTATATTGTTAAGTTCATAGGATACGAATATTCGTTCCTTATACTTATAGCACCTGTAATATTGTCTGCCGTTGCCCTCTTCAAGATATATGGTTCTAATACCACCATATTTATTTCAAATCTTAAGAAGGTGCCGCCCAATGCAATTTCCGGGAAGAAAAATGACCTGTGA